The following proteins are co-located in the Paenibacillus sp. FSL H8-0079 genome:
- a CDS encoding metal-sulfur cluster assembly factor, which produces MMEQTTHLLECLKEVYDPELGVNIVDLGLVYEVREESERVHVRMTLTTPGCPLHDTIVGAVKWVLQENTNKTDIDVQVVWEPQWSPQLMSNEAKEMLGYF; this is translated from the coding sequence ATGATGGAACAAACCACGCATTTGCTGGAATGTCTCAAGGAAGTATATGACCCTGAATTAGGTGTCAATATCGTTGACCTGGGTCTGGTGTATGAAGTAAGGGAAGAGTCTGAACGGGTTCATGTACGAATGACGCTGACTACACCAGGTTGCCCGCTGCACGATACAATTGTCGGAGCGGTGAAATGGGTTTTGCAGGAAAATACAAATAAGACCGATATTGATGTTCAAGTCGTGTGGGAGCCACAATGGTCTCCACAGCTGATGTCGAATGAAGCCAAGGAAATGCTGGGATACTTCTAG
- the moaA gene encoding GTP 3',8-cyclase MoaA, with the protein MESKLMDPFGRVHDYLRISVTDRCNLRCVYCMPEEGMQFEPTERILSYEEITSIVKALAPLGIRKLRLTGGEPLVRKGLDQLIAMLSAIPGIEDIALTTNGIYLAAYADLLKAAGLTRVNISLDSLKPERFASITRGGKVQRVLEGIKASQKAGFHPIKLNVVLMKGVNDDEVEDFLRMTRDEPIHIRFIEYMPIGESGNGWRSGYMPLEHVLETCGARWDYESCGEIYGNGPADSYRIVGAAGTFGLIHPVSSHFCGNCNRLRLTADGNIKPCLYWSDEFNVRPLVGDDKAVQDLFYKALGAKPETHDMLKALNGQQINGTPTLRHMSQIGG; encoded by the coding sequence ATGGAATCAAAATTAATGGACCCGTTTGGAAGAGTACATGATTATTTGAGAATCTCGGTTACGGATCGTTGTAATCTCCGCTGTGTGTATTGCATGCCGGAGGAAGGAATGCAGTTTGAACCGACAGAACGCATCCTGTCCTATGAAGAAATCACGTCCATCGTTAAGGCGCTTGCTCCACTGGGCATTCGGAAATTGCGTTTGACCGGAGGGGAGCCTCTTGTTCGCAAGGGGCTGGATCAACTGATCGCGATGTTATCCGCTATTCCGGGAATTGAGGACATCGCATTGACAACCAATGGCATCTATTTGGCAGCTTATGCGGATTTGCTGAAGGCTGCGGGACTAACCAGGGTGAACATAAGCCTGGATTCTTTGAAGCCCGAACGATTCGCAAGCATTACTCGAGGCGGCAAGGTACAGCGTGTGCTGGAAGGTATTAAAGCCAGCCAAAAGGCCGGATTTCATCCGATCAAGCTGAACGTGGTGCTTATGAAAGGTGTGAACGACGATGAGGTGGAAGATTTTCTGCGGATGACCCGGGATGAACCCATTCATATTCGTTTTATTGAGTACATGCCTATTGGAGAAAGTGGAAATGGCTGGAGATCAGGGTATATGCCTCTCGAACATGTGCTGGAAACATGTGGAGCCCGATGGGATTACGAAAGCTGTGGAGAGATTTACGGGAATGGTCCTGCAGACAGTTATCGCATTGTGGGAGCTGCCGGAACCTTTGGTCTGATTCACCCGGTGAGCAGCCATTTCTGCGGGAATTGCAATCGGCTTAGGCTGACGGCAGACGGTAATATCAAACCTTGTCTCTACTGGTCGGATGAGTTCAATGTTCGTCCACTCGTAGGTGATGACAAGGCGGTGCAGGATTTATTTTACAAGGCGCTCGGAGCCAAACCCGAAACACATGACATGTTAAAAGCCTTAAACGGGCAACAGATCAACGGCACGCCAACGCTGCGACATATGTCGCAAATCGGAGGTTAG
- a CDS encoding response regulator transcription factor: MKSILIVEDEQAIARVLAAYLRKAEFEVHHAADGPTALTLFDSVTPSLVLLDVMLPGMDGWDLLRIIREKSACPVIMLTALDDISDRLNGLNAGADDYMSKPFVPEEVVARVNAVLRRNPHWTSGGEEKRSFGNLVIDLAAKQVLLNGAEVALTPRDLSLLLFLSDYPNRTFTRDHLIEQVWGMDYDGSDRAVDLSIKRLRQALSHWLPETGEIRTLRGMGYQFWIAN, translated from the coding sequence TTGAAATCCATACTCATCGTCGAGGATGAGCAAGCTATTGCACGAGTACTGGCTGCTTATCTGAGAAAAGCAGAATTTGAAGTTCATCATGCAGCAGATGGGCCGACTGCACTTACCCTTTTCGATTCCGTAACACCTTCCCTTGTATTACTTGATGTGATGCTACCAGGAATGGACGGATGGGATCTGCTGCGAATTATTCGTGAAAAAAGTGCTTGTCCCGTGATCATGCTAACCGCACTGGATGACATTTCAGATCGTCTCAACGGCTTGAACGCCGGTGCTGACGATTATATGAGCAAACCTTTTGTACCGGAAGAAGTGGTCGCCAGAGTTAATGCTGTGTTGCGCCGTAATCCACATTGGACCTCAGGTGGTGAGGAGAAGCGTTCCTTTGGTAATCTCGTCATTGATCTTGCTGCCAAGCAGGTGCTGCTTAACGGTGCAGAGGTTGCACTCACACCTCGTGACCTGTCGTTACTGTTATTCCTGTCCGATTATCCCAATCGTACATTTACCAGGGATCATCTTATTGAACAGGTATGGGGAATGGATTATGACGGCAGTGATCGTGCTGTGGATTTATCGATTAAACGACTACGTCAAGCCCTCTCCCACTGGTTACCAGAAACAGGAGAGATTCGGACGTTGCGAGGAATGGGGTATCAATTTTGGATCGCCAACTGA
- a CDS encoding glycosyl hydrolase 53 family protein has protein sequence MNKRYISGCLVLLMLFCDLGLMVRPAAAEDAKVNVALNKAVTVSEEDLLYGGQKEKAVDGDVNTHWSASSPSSESNPHWLTIDLGAPYDLSGAELTWKDKDQVVKYLIEVSVDGSNWSTSVDKTTNEIKQSVASEEFQISTPVQYVKVTIPYYAGANWWPGISELKVWGEEEATDPANITRYNAVQVKTMAGVAPVLPTKVTAQYLNGKSGSVPVEWDSIDPLKYASSDTFTVTGAVYGAPVQPKATVTVGGYRTDYVRGVDISTLTAIEDNGGKYLDSNGTERDLLDILKDRGVNYVRLRLWNDPQKSGGYNDKEDVIRLAKRVKEKGMKILLDFHYSDEWAHPGQQLRPKAWESYTFDQLKQAVYDYTYEVVSEMKAANAMPDMVQIGNEINSGVLNGFNSRINPQENYELLKRGVDAVRALQEEDQHVQIMIHLAEGGKAQMFKDYFSELESRGLDYDIIGLSYYPFWHGTFADVQKTMNEVSDKFEKDVIIAETSYPFSYKNGDAHGNIIGSDEALHVGGATFPATVQGQYDAIAGIMDMIADVPENRGAGFFYWEPAWIAANVGWIASEGDAWENHAMFDYDEFPGNGGYSYEGRALPSLDVYKRGLENVPADRQHLAAAITRAKGLVAPDFEETSWNSLAPAIKAAEDVYNQAYTSTGVTQSDTNSATAALEQVMLQMNVIPAKRDSLQSKLTDAQTYKESDWSALTWDIFAKALANADKVMTDPRATQTEVNAAEKRLQDAINGLSDVDKTKLALLIGETQQQNESSYTHRSWQTLMDALENAITVRDHQNAVQAEVNQAHEVLQQANQSLVQLQALTTDKTATASTSAGTGDNQPNSPEGAIDSNPNSSWGTDQSKGSWWQVDLGQVANLRKIEMSMWSGGIKYKIEVSNDNKNFVKVIDTTSDVVVSTAPRHVFSNNTEARYILVTITEGPEWVGFMDFEAYGTFPADKSALQATVDTAEKLKQTEYTTSSWNVFSKALSEAKAFILDVESSSQDVSNADRALQDAVSKLVRQDVTPGPSQPSQPSVPSQPSNPGIVPTPGNPAVTPPVDSGAAPAKGSIRVKGTATGDDKYSIRPDASQLTKALQSMDAGNRTLKLIADVPDTAKTVTFQLAASQLAAWVRSEEVQSLDVVVGSTTVRVPLRSLPLTIAETAGTFDIVVATGSTDILSTSQKAAIGNHAIVEVNLLMNNKPLQWTNRAVEVALSNVEQPKKNDVVMVVHSVSPSGEMRPVTYSKYDDKTKAMAFKPLESGSYVIAEVEVPLNDLQNHNWAIEEVQNLYGKGIISGMSATRFAPQGELTRAQFLQMIIKGIGDVRQPDPSISIPTDVKEGQWYADSVRLGIEMNIVQGRADGSFGANERISREDMAVMLNRALKVVQGEDATNSVQGNMVFVDNAEIAAYAKEAVASMQQLGLLNGMPDGTFAPKETANRAQGAVAIARLMEKLY, from the coding sequence GTGAACAAAAGGTACATAAGCGGGTGTCTGGTATTGCTGATGCTATTCTGTGATCTGGGGTTGATGGTTCGTCCAGCGGCTGCAGAAGATGCGAAAGTGAACGTGGCACTTAATAAGGCGGTTACGGTAAGTGAGGAAGATCTATTGTATGGGGGGCAAAAAGAAAAGGCGGTGGATGGTGATGTAAATACTCATTGGAGTGCGAGCTCACCTTCTTCTGAGAGCAATCCTCATTGGTTGACCATAGACCTAGGTGCGCCATATGATCTTTCCGGAGCGGAATTAACCTGGAAGGACAAAGACCAAGTTGTAAAATATTTGATTGAAGTATCTGTTGATGGAAGTAACTGGTCAACTTCAGTGGACAAAACGACTAACGAAATCAAACAGAGTGTTGCCAGTGAAGAATTCCAGATCAGTACACCTGTCCAGTATGTGAAGGTCACGATTCCATACTATGCGGGAGCAAATTGGTGGCCCGGAATATCCGAGCTTAAGGTTTGGGGGGAAGAGGAAGCTACTGATCCGGCAAACATTACCAGATACAATGCGGTTCAGGTCAAAACAATGGCTGGGGTTGCTCCTGTTCTGCCGACAAAAGTGACAGCACAGTATCTGAACGGAAAGTCGGGTTCGGTTCCAGTAGAATGGGACAGTATTGACCCTTTGAAGTATGCATCTTCTGATACTTTTACCGTGACAGGTGCAGTATATGGAGCCCCTGTTCAACCGAAGGCCACTGTAACCGTTGGAGGATACCGGACGGATTATGTTAGAGGAGTAGATATTTCCACGTTAACCGCCATTGAGGATAATGGAGGAAAGTATCTGGATAGTAATGGTACAGAAAGGGACTTGCTTGATATCCTCAAGGATCGTGGTGTCAATTACGTGCGCCTTCGTCTATGGAATGACCCCCAGAAATCCGGTGGTTATAACGACAAAGAGGATGTCATTCGTTTAGCCAAGCGGGTGAAGGAAAAAGGCATGAAGATATTGCTTGATTTCCATTATTCTGACGAGTGGGCTCATCCGGGCCAGCAACTTCGTCCTAAAGCTTGGGAGAGTTATACTTTCGATCAGTTGAAACAAGCTGTATATGATTATACGTATGAAGTTGTAAGTGAGATGAAAGCTGCGAACGCTATGCCTGATATGGTACAGATCGGTAACGAAATTAATAGTGGTGTGTTGAATGGATTCAACAGCAGGATAAACCCTCAGGAAAATTATGAATTGTTAAAACGAGGTGTTGATGCTGTGCGTGCCCTCCAAGAAGAGGACCAGCATGTTCAGATTATGATCCATCTGGCTGAGGGTGGTAAAGCACAAATGTTTAAGGATTACTTTAGTGAACTAGAGAGTCGTGGGCTTGATTACGATATCATCGGACTTTCCTATTATCCGTTCTGGCATGGGACATTTGCCGATGTGCAAAAGACGATGAATGAAGTATCGGATAAGTTCGAAAAAGACGTGATTATTGCCGAGACTTCCTATCCATTTTCCTATAAAAATGGGGATGCTCATGGCAATATCATTGGATCGGATGAAGCGCTACATGTTGGAGGAGCAACATTCCCTGCAACAGTTCAAGGTCAATATGATGCAATCGCTGGCATAATGGATATGATTGCTGACGTACCTGAGAACCGTGGAGCCGGGTTCTTCTATTGGGAGCCTGCATGGATAGCGGCGAATGTAGGCTGGATTGCTTCCGAAGGCGATGCTTGGGAGAATCATGCGATGTTCGATTATGATGAATTTCCTGGGAATGGTGGATACTCCTACGAAGGACGTGCCTTGCCATCACTGGATGTTTACAAGCGGGGGCTAGAAAATGTACCTGCGGATCGTCAGCATTTAGCGGCTGCAATTACACGTGCCAAAGGTTTGGTAGCTCCGGATTTTGAAGAAACGAGCTGGAACTCACTTGCTCCTGCGATTAAGGCAGCAGAGGATGTGTACAACCAAGCGTATACATCAACTGGAGTGACGCAATCGGACACCAATTCTGCAACAGCTGCGCTTGAACAAGTTATGTTGCAAATGAACGTGATCCCTGCGAAGAGGGATTCCCTCCAATCTAAGCTGACTGATGCTCAGACATACAAGGAGTCGGATTGGTCAGCCTTAACTTGGGATATTTTTGCCAAGGCTCTTGCTAATGCAGATAAGGTTATGACAGATCCTAGAGCAACCCAGACTGAAGTGAATGCTGCAGAGAAACGGTTGCAAGATGCTATAAACGGATTATCCGATGTAGATAAAACAAAATTGGCTCTGCTTATCGGTGAGACGCAACAGCAAAATGAATCTTCATATACTCATCGTAGCTGGCAAACACTAATGGATGCATTAGAGAATGCTATCACAGTGAGAGACCATCAAAATGCAGTGCAAGCTGAGGTGAATCAAGCGCATGAAGTACTGCAACAAGCGAATCAGAGTCTCGTTCAGTTGCAAGCATTAACTACAGATAAGACGGCGACGGCTTCAACAAGTGCAGGTACGGGGGACAATCAACCCAACTCCCCAGAAGGTGCAATTGACAGCAATCCCAATAGTTCATGGGGAACAGACCAGAGTAAAGGTAGCTGGTGGCAAGTGGATTTGGGACAGGTTGCTAACCTCCGTAAGATCGAAATGTCGATGTGGAGTGGCGGAATCAAATATAAGATCGAAGTGTCTAATGATAACAAAAATTTTGTGAAAGTGATCGATACCACGAGCGACGTTGTCGTTTCAACAGCGCCAAGACACGTGTTCTCGAACAATACAGAAGCGCGTTATATTCTTGTAACGATTACAGAAGGTCCAGAATGGGTAGGGTTTATGGATTTTGAAGCCTACGGTACGTTCCCGGCGGACAAGTCTGCACTGCAAGCTACGGTAGATACCGCTGAGAAATTAAAGCAAACCGAGTACACGACTTCAAGCTGGAATGTATTCAGTAAGGCACTTTCTGAAGCGAAGGCATTCATTCTGGATGTTGAATCTTCATCGCAAGATGTAAGCAATGCGGATCGTGCGTTACAAGATGCTGTGAGTAAGCTTGTACGTCAAGATGTTACACCTGGCCCTAGCCAACCATCACAACCAAGTGTACCATCACAACCTTCCAACCCGGGAATAGTTCCAACGCCAGGGAATCCGGCTGTAACGCCGCCGGTTGATTCGGGTGCTGCACCAGCGAAGGGTTCAATAAGGGTAAAAGGAACAGCAACTGGGGATGACAAGTATTCGATTCGTCCAGATGCATCTCAATTAACTAAGGCACTGCAATCCATGGATGCAGGAAATCGTACGTTGAAGCTGATTGCAGATGTGCCTGACACAGCGAAGACAGTCACATTCCAATTGGCTGCAAGTCAACTGGCAGCATGGGTTCGTTCTGAGGAAGTGCAATCCCTGGATGTAGTGGTAGGATCGACTACCGTCCGTGTTCCTCTGAGATCACTCCCGCTAACCATTGCGGAGACTGCTGGAACGTTCGACATCGTAGTGGCAACAGGATCGACAGATATACTCTCCACATCTCAAAAAGCAGCGATCGGTAATCATGCAATTGTTGAAGTGAATTTGTTAATGAACAATAAGCCATTGCAATGGACAAACAGAGCTGTTGAAGTTGCTCTATCCAATGTAGAGCAGCCTAAGAAGAATGATGTAGTTATGGTCGTGCATTCGGTATCTCCAAGTGGGGAGATGAGACCTGTTACGTATTCCAAGTACGATGACAAGACGAAGGCGATGGCGTTTAAACCGCTGGAATCCGGTAGTTATGTCATTGCAGAAGTTGAAGTGCCATTAAATGATCTGCAAAATCACAATTGGGCAATCGAAGAGGTACAGAACCTCTATGGTAAAGGGATTATTTCGGGCATGAGTGCAACTCGTTTTGCCCCGCAAGGTGAGCTGACTAGAGCGCAATTTTTGCAAATGATTATTAAAGGTATTGGTGATGTACGCCAGCCTGATCCATCTATTTCGATCCCAACGGATGTTAAGGAAGGGCAGTGGTATGCCGATTCAGTACGACTTGGCATTGAAATGAACATTGTTCAAGGCCGGGCAGATGGAAGCTTTGGAGCCAATGAACGCATTTCACGAGAAGACATGGCCGTTATGCTGAACAGAGCACTGAAGGTTGTGCAGGGTGAGGATGCAACCAATTCTGTACAAGGAAATATGGTGTTTGTAGACAACGCCGAGATCGCAGCATACGCCAAAGAAGCTGTAGCCTCGATGCAACAACTTGGACTGCTAAATGGCATGCCTGATGGCACGTTTGCTCCGAAAGAAACAGCGAACCGTGCACAGGGAGCTGTTGCAATCGCGAGACTGATGGAAAAACTGTATTAG
- a CDS encoding DUF2249 domain-containing protein, whose translation MNTYAATINATEYPPHLKHKVIFETFDQLQPQESMLLINDHDPKPLRFQFQSTHPDGFNWEYIEQGPTTFQVKISKL comes from the coding sequence ATGAACACATACGCAGCAACCATTAATGCCACGGAGTACCCACCGCATTTGAAACATAAAGTTATTTTCGAAACGTTTGATCAGTTGCAACCACAGGAATCCATGCTGCTCATTAACGATCACGATCCAAAGCCACTTCGATTCCAGTTCCAGTCCACACATCCTGATGGCTTCAACTGGGAGTATATTGAGCAGGGCCCTACAACCTTCCAAGTCAAAATCAGTAAATTATAG
- a CDS encoding SPFH domain-containing protein, whose translation MFGFRFAKFQPSEYVMKVKNGEVQRQGVGLSFYYYEPTTSVVVLPVSSVDVPFMFEEITADYQTVTVQGQLSYRIVDYLKITQSLNYTYNLRKNRYISDDPGKLDQRVITTAKVLTKKHLEQMPLKEAIQSSERLASSMKREVVQSEELEKLGVELMSLSILAILPNKETMRALEAQAREEILRQADEALYVRRNASIEQERRVKENELNTEIAVETKKQQIRETQLQAERSVKQKQNEMEQEQLQFNTAMEERKQQLIELTIANHNAEADAKAYEIAAVMNSLQNVQPNVLQAMANMGMNSDKLIALAFQELAENAGKIGQLNISPDLLQGLMSPAPGRDQGGRAR comes from the coding sequence ATGTTTGGATTCCGATTTGCGAAATTTCAACCCAGTGAGTATGTCATGAAAGTGAAAAATGGTGAGGTACAGCGTCAAGGTGTGGGATTGTCCTTCTATTATTATGAGCCAACCACATCGGTAGTCGTTCTACCCGTGTCCTCGGTAGATGTACCGTTCATGTTCGAAGAGATTACGGCGGACTATCAGACCGTTACTGTGCAAGGGCAGCTAAGCTATCGCATTGTAGATTATTTGAAAATAACGCAGAGTCTGAATTACACGTACAATTTGCGCAAAAATCGGTATATCTCCGACGACCCCGGCAAGCTGGATCAACGGGTGATCACCACAGCCAAAGTACTGACCAAGAAACATCTGGAACAAATGCCGCTGAAAGAAGCTATTCAATCCAGTGAACGGCTGGCAAGCAGCATGAAACGCGAAGTTGTGCAAAGTGAAGAGTTGGAGAAACTGGGCGTTGAGCTAATGAGTCTATCCATCCTGGCCATTCTGCCTAATAAAGAGACGATGCGTGCATTGGAAGCACAAGCGCGGGAAGAGATTTTACGTCAGGCAGATGAAGCACTCTATGTGCGTCGGAATGCATCGATTGAACAGGAAAGACGAGTGAAAGAGAACGAACTGAACACCGAAATTGCCGTAGAGACGAAGAAACAGCAAATTCGTGAGACCCAATTACAGGCAGAACGCTCGGTGAAACAGAAACAAAACGAGATGGAGCAGGAGCAGCTTCAGTTCAATACAGCGATGGAAGAACGTAAGCAGCAACTGATTGAGTTAACTATTGCCAATCACAATGCCGAAGCGGATGCTAAAGCGTATGAGATTGCTGCCGTGATGAATTCGTTACAAAATGTACAGCCTAATGTGCTGCAAGCGATGGCGAACATGGGCATGAATTCTGATAAGCTGATCGCACTCGCGTTCCAGGAACTAGCTGAAAATGCAGGCAAGATTGGGCAGCTTAATATCTCGCCGGATCTGTTACAGGGATTAATGTCTCCTGCGCCAGGCCGAGATCAGGGAGGTCGAGCGAGATGA
- a CDS encoding cupin domain-containing protein yields MSITSLQEVKVFSEDRFTKRVLFQQGGGVTFVLHFLPGQQLPVHKHPGTDVILLVVEGTGTLILDGKEQVVKQEDVIHCGGEVEFAFHNTGAQEVRLFVVLNKVPAASYAKDI; encoded by the coding sequence ATGAGTATTACGTCATTGCAAGAAGTCAAAGTATTCAGTGAGGACCGTTTCACGAAACGGGTTTTATTCCAACAGGGTGGTGGAGTGACCTTTGTACTTCATTTTTTGCCAGGTCAGCAGCTTCCCGTTCATAAACATCCGGGCACAGACGTTATTTTACTGGTAGTCGAAGGCACAGGTACACTTATTCTGGATGGAAAAGAACAAGTGGTGAAACAAGAGGATGTGATCCATTGCGGCGGTGAAGTAGAGTTCGCATTCCATAATACAGGAGCTCAGGAAGTTCGTTTGTTCGTGGTGTTAAACAAAGTGCCAGCAGCATCGTATGCAAAGGACATCTAA
- a CDS encoding YceI family protein, whose protein sequence is MNKKAKAWLITGVAAVAVIGGGGYYLTNSYLGNNVEIEQVLPASTATSTTAVDSTGAVVANETAAAEQLNGDWSISEGSKVYFSVTTSQETVNFVDEQVTGNWTINVDDATQMKAEGQIEMDGIDSGNGQRDGHVKQADFFDIATYPQATFTATSFEGVPAEWPVGQTVDIKMNGTITVRGVEKEVTFDAKAAYENNEVLLSATSMVTFEDFGMENPHSVVLSTENDIQVQLELKLSK, encoded by the coding sequence ATGAACAAGAAAGCAAAAGCATGGCTTATTACAGGTGTGGCGGCGGTTGCTGTAATCGGTGGCGGTGGTTACTATCTCACCAATAGTTACTTGGGGAACAACGTTGAGATTGAACAGGTTCTTCCTGCAAGCACAGCAACTTCCACAACAGCAGTAGATAGCACAGGAGCGGTTGTAGCTAATGAAACTGCGGCAGCAGAGCAACTGAATGGAGACTGGAGCATCAGCGAAGGTTCCAAAGTATACTTCTCTGTAACCACATCGCAGGAGACTGTTAACTTTGTGGACGAGCAGGTAACAGGCAATTGGACAATTAATGTAGACGATGCTACTCAGATGAAAGCAGAAGGACAGATCGAGATGGACGGGATTGATTCTGGAAATGGACAACGGGATGGTCACGTGAAGCAAGCGGATTTCTTCGACATTGCTACGTATCCACAAGCAACATTTACAGCGACTTCATTTGAAGGTGTACCTGCGGAATGGCCAGTCGGTCAAACGGTTGATATCAAAATGAATGGTACGATTACGGTTAGAGGTGTTGAAAAAGAAGTGACTTTTGATGCAAAAGCCGCTTATGAGAATAATGAAGTATTGTTGTCGGCAACATCCATGGTAACGTTCGAAGATTTCGGAATGGAAAATCCACACTCCGTGGTGCTCTCGACAGAAAATGATATCCAGGTACAACTTGAATTGAAGCTTTCTAAATAA
- a CDS encoding sugar kinase — MSEHKLILVKRRTRLEELVVRYNTVQQAQFYIERLGADFSDYMEEDRRYRLSVQQAQQQLGQLGRVQTIDREHVPNFIFGEQDIVVVVGQDGLVANTLKYVTEQPLIGVNPDPMRWDGVLLPFTVEDLSFIVPDVIRKQRTLKEVTLAKVELNDGQYLYGVNDLFIGRKTHVSARYEVRLGSSAEQQSSSGIIVSTGMGSTGWFKSVLAGATGIVGSAAWQNLNSEGEVATASASIHGSRQEQNHFNWDAPYLYFSVREPFPSRTTAANLVFGQIHSKQPLHIVSQMPEDGVIFSDGVEQDFLEFNSGVEAIIGLAEKRGRLVV; from the coding sequence ATGAGCGAACATAAACTGATTCTGGTGAAGCGCCGGACCAGACTGGAAGAGCTGGTAGTTCGATATAACACGGTGCAACAAGCGCAGTTCTATATTGAACGTCTGGGTGCAGACTTCAGTGATTATATGGAGGAAGACCGTCGTTATCGGCTATCTGTGCAGCAGGCACAGCAGCAACTGGGTCAATTGGGCCGCGTTCAGACGATTGATCGCGAACATGTGCCCAATTTTATCTTTGGTGAGCAAGATATCGTGGTCGTGGTTGGGCAGGATGGGCTTGTAGCCAACACCCTCAAATACGTAACCGAGCAGCCGCTCATCGGTGTGAATCCGGACCCGATGCGTTGGGACGGGGTATTATTACCTTTTACCGTGGAGGATCTCAGCTTCATTGTCCCTGATGTCATTCGAAAGCAACGAACATTGAAAGAAGTCACTCTCGCCAAAGTGGAACTAAATGATGGACAGTATCTATATGGCGTGAACGATCTGTTCATTGGTCGGAAGACGCATGTATCGGCACGTTATGAAGTGCGTTTGGGTTCATCCGCAGAACAACAATCTTCTAGTGGCATCATTGTATCCACAGGCATGGGGTCGACAGGCTGGTTCAAAAGTGTGCTGGCCGGAGCCACCGGAATTGTAGGATCGGCGGCTTGGCAGAACCTGAACTCTGAAGGTGAGGTTGCTACAGCATCGGCATCCATTCATGGAAGCAGACAGGAGCAGAATCATTTTAACTGGGATGCGCCTTATTTATATTTTTCAGTACGTGAACCATTCCCGAGCCGGACGACTGCGGCCAATCTCGTGTTTGGACAGATCCATTCGAAGCAGCCATTGCACATTGTATCCCAGATGCCAGAGGATGGTGTCATTTTCAGCGATGGGGTCGAGCAGGATTTCCTTGAGTTTAATTCAGGGGTGGAAGCTATCATTGGTTTGGCAGAGAAGAGGGGACGTCTCGTGGTCTGA
- a CDS encoding DUF2249 domain-containing protein, with protein MSPSDIHIVELDVRPHLSKKLEPFQLIMDTVKGLQHEDVFVLHAPFKPTPLLGILKMKGYSSTSERKGSDHWVTTFVHKKNKTGAKVLSAMVLSESEADSEPGSDEESASCKGHPEEQAVAIENFESLQAPNVILDNRGLEPPQPMMRTLAALERCKPGEVVLIHNDRVPVFLIEELNNLGCPFTVEDQADGTAKVRIEKG; from the coding sequence ATGTCTCCATCTGATATCCATATTGTTGAATTGGATGTGCGTCCTCATCTGAGTAAAAAGTTGGAGCCGTTTCAACTAATCATGGACACGGTCAAAGGCCTTCAACATGAAGATGTCTTTGTACTCCATGCTCCATTCAAACCAACGCCTCTGCTCGGTATTCTCAAGATGAAAGGGTACTCCAGCACTTCGGAACGAAAGGGTTCAGATCACTGGGTTACCACGTTTGTGCACAAAAAAAATAAAACCGGTGCAAAAGTATTATCTGCAATGGTTTTATCTGAATCGGAAGCTGATTCTGAGCCCGGTTCAGACGAAGAATCAGCTTCATGCAAAGGCCATCCGGAGGAGCAAGCTGTTGCGATTGAAAACTTTGAATCTCTACAGGCGCCCAACGTTATACTGGACAATCGCGGATTGGAACCGCCACAACCCATGATGCGAACACTTGCCGCACTTGAGCGTTGCAAACCTGGGGAAGTCGTACTGATTCACAATGACCGTGTACCAGTCTTCTTGATTGAAGAGTTAAATAATCTCGGTTGCCCCTTCACGGTTGAGGATCAAGCTGATGGTACGGCGAAAGTGAGAATTGAAAAAGGGTAA